One genomic region from Sulfurimonas sp. hsl 1-7 encodes:
- a CDS encoding prepilin-type N-terminal cleavage/methylation domain-containing protein: protein MVIRMNNLRKRTAFTMIELIFAIVVISIVVLSVPTFMQVSEQNVENNLAQEAIFAASAELMGATSVYWDENSMQDSNFSALSRVIDISNDCNSTTNLRPGHINQPFHRRCLDNLTTSPANSNGGSVYDLNDLTLTPHTAFTDTKGPSGYKTDYLSTLSVTQKSTDNNVKIVTVTITDPDNNPITKLKAEVANIGEVEPYKKRMF from the coding sequence TTGGTAATCAGAATGAACAATTTAAGAAAAAGAACTGCTTTTACCATGATTGAGTTAATTTTTGCTATTGTTGTTATAAGCATTGTTGTTTTATCTGTACCTACTTTTATGCAGGTATCGGAACAAAATGTAGAAAATAATCTGGCACAAGAGGCTATATTCGCAGCTTCTGCAGAATTGATGGGTGCAACTAGTGTTTATTGGGATGAGAACTCCATGCAAGATTCGAACTTCAGTGCATTATCAAGAGTTATCGATATCAGTAATGACTGTAATTCTACTACGAATTTACGTCCCGGTCATATTAATCAGCCATTTCACAGAAGATGTTTAGATAACCTCACGACTTCTCCAGCCAATAGTAACGGTGGTTCAGTATATGATCTGAATGATCTTACACTCACCCCTCACACTGCTTTTACAGACACAAAAGGTCCATCTGGATATAAAACAGACTATCTGAGCACATTAAGCGTTACACAAAAAAGTACAGATAATAATGTGAAAATTGTGACTGTAACAATTACAGATCCTGATAATAATCCGATAACTAAATTAAAAGCAGAAGTAGCAAATATTGGTGAAGTTGAACCATATAAGAAAAGGATGTTCTAA
- a CDS encoding type II secretion system protein has product MKKNAFTMLELIFVIVVMGILAKFGVELLAQIYNNFVHNSVNSSLQEKSQNAVELVGSRLQYRIKESIIARKSSDDTNFTSLSTANSDDYNILEWVATDIEGFRGSTKPLWSGIIDLDNSNATLLKTPETNTTAINDLIDALSNGNSSLANAAIYFPGSNTNVHTDYGWQRPTIKFTDQNHTMHPVKAGAIDELVPRNADTNAINSLSGIDIYENYQLAWTAYAVGIDDYNDSTNTGTLKLWYDYQPWEGEKYSDGTEVKLMENVSTFRYRAIGSVVQIQVCTNSDLIEDYSICKEKTVF; this is encoded by the coding sequence ATGAAAAAAAATGCTTTTACTATGTTAGAACTAATATTCGTAATAGTAGTAATGGGAATTCTTGCAAAGTTCGGTGTAGAACTTCTTGCTCAAATTTATAATAATTTTGTACACAATAGTGTCAATAGCTCTCTCCAAGAAAAAAGTCAAAACGCAGTAGAATTAGTTGGTTCGCGTTTACAGTATAGAATTAAAGAATCAATTATCGCCAGAAAAAGTTCTGACGATACGAACTTTACCTCATTGTCTACTGCAAATAGTGATGATTATAATATACTTGAATGGGTGGCGACCGATATTGAAGGTTTTAGAGGAAGTACAAAACCTCTATGGAGTGGTATCATCGATCTTGATAACTCAAATGCGACCCTACTCAAAACTCCTGAAACCAACACTACAGCTATAAATGATTTAATAGATGCTCTTTCTAATGGTAATTCAAGTTTAGCAAATGCAGCTATCTATTTTCCAGGTTCTAATACAAATGTACATACCGATTATGGTTGGCAACGTCCAACGATAAAATTCACTGATCAAAACCATACTATGCATCCTGTCAAAGCCGGTGCAATCGATGAACTTGTCCCTCGAAATGCAGACACTAATGCTATAAATAGTTTGAGTGGCATTGATATCTATGAAAACTATCAACTCGCGTGGACTGCATATGCAGTTGGTATAGATGATTATAATGACTCAACAAATACGGGTACTTTAAAACTTTGGTACGATTATCAGCCTTGGGAAGGTGAAAAATATAGTGACGGTACTGAAGTTAAACTTATGGAGAATGTTAGTACGTTTAGATATAGAGCGATAGGCTCTGTTGTTCAGATCCAAGTATGTACAAATTCCGATCTTATAGAGGATTACTCAATATGCAAAGAAAAAACAGTATTTTAA
- the hpf gene encoding ribosome hibernation-promoting factor, HPF/YfiA family: MNISLTGRGLELTDTIKDHMRSSIEALKKYNMDIISANAVASSQHKKGKEHFNVEFVLNLPQKHTIVISQNDGDLHAAIDIALERAEKALRRLHDKEVDHHKTGLNEIKSENVDVKEVAAELEDEIVPVELELYKPREVEDVLNDLKESGKMFDIFIDNEDKTRVLYKRNDGKFGLY, from the coding sequence ATGAATATATCTTTAACTGGTAGAGGTTTAGAACTTACAGATACTATCAAAGATCATATGAGAAGCTCGATCGAAGCTCTTAAAAAATACAATATGGACATCATCTCTGCAAACGCAGTTGCAAGTTCTCAACACAAAAAAGGGAAAGAGCATTTTAATGTTGAGTTTGTTTTAAATCTTCCTCAAAAACATACTATTGTTATTAGTCAAAATGACGGCGACCTTCATGCTGCTATTGATATTGCTTTAGAACGTGCTGAAAAAGCTCTTCGTCGTCTACACGATAAAGAAGTTGATCACCATAAAACTGGTTTAAATGAGATCAAATCTGAAAATGTAGATGTAAAAGAAGTAGCAGCTGAACTAGAAGATGAGATAGTTCCTGTTGAACTTGAACTTTACAAACCACGTGAAGTTGAAGATGTTTTAAACGACTTAAAAGAGTCTGGAAAAATGTTTGATATTTTCATCGACAATGAAGATAAAACTCGTGTTCTTTACAAAAGAAACGACGGTAAATTTGGACTATATTAA
- the recG gene encoding ATP-dependent DNA helicase RecG, producing the protein MELSKDQEAKFKKLGINSLLELALSVPSSYEDYRINSTLVPGKPQVIDATIESVYRAPNSLQITFFAHNFGHTIQGVIFKPKPYMMHAFSVGSREFFYGLVDCKMGHCSMSMPKKITQTGKIFSKYRSNLRNDVMNRFTEELLTKENLLQEGLKENIADEILRLHFPDELPQKELSDDNLHALKYLELFTYLSQLTKKRRYFQTQITKESDYKPWAKQLPFELTPEQIGAIEDIKNDFSKDVAARRMVVGDVGSGKTMVILASAYMMMPYKSILMAPTTILANQLYEEAQKFLDVKSVLVTNKTKKVDLSEYDFIIGTHALLYRELPEAGVVMVDEQHRFGTAQRNMLEKLVSYGEKKPHYLQFSATPIPRTQAMIESAHIDVSLITSTPYKKDIDSKVIHKSDFKELLEHIKSEIAQNNQVLLVYPLVEQSEVLEYQSIDEARSYWEKNFENVYVTHGKDKEKEQVLLDFREDGSILIATTVVEVGISLPRLTTVVIVGAERLGLSTLHQLRGRVSRTGLKGYCYLYTNQKESKRLEEFVKTTNGFDIANLDLRYRKSGDLLKGTNQSGSQFKYFDFALDEKIVSEVKNDLLI; encoded by the coding sequence ATGGAACTTTCAAAAGATCAAGAGGCAAAATTTAAAAAACTTGGTATCAACTCCCTATTGGAGTTGGCACTTAGTGTTCCATCTTCATATGAAGACTACCGCATAAACTCCACTTTAGTACCAGGTAAACCACAAGTTATAGATGCTACGATCGAGTCTGTATATCGTGCACCGAATTCACTTCAAATCACTTTTTTTGCACACAACTTCGGACACACTATTCAAGGTGTAATATTTAAACCAAAACCTTATATGATGCATGCATTTAGTGTTGGCAGCAGAGAGTTCTTTTATGGTCTTGTTGATTGTAAAATGGGGCACTGTAGTATGAGTATGCCAAAGAAGATCACTCAAACAGGAAAAATTTTTTCAAAATATAGATCAAATTTACGTAATGATGTAATGAACCGATTTACAGAAGAGTTGTTGACAAAAGAAAACTTACTGCAAGAGGGTCTTAAAGAGAATATTGCAGATGAAATTTTACGATTACATTTTCCAGATGAATTACCGCAAAAAGAGTTAAGTGATGATAATTTACATGCATTGAAGTATTTAGAACTTTTTACATATCTTTCCCAACTTACTAAAAAAAGAAGATACTTTCAGACTCAGATCACTAAAGAAAGTGACTATAAACCTTGGGCAAAACAACTCCCTTTTGAGCTGACACCTGAGCAGATAGGTGCTATTGAAGATATTAAAAACGACTTTTCAAAAGATGTTGCTGCAAGACGTATGGTTGTCGGTGATGTAGGAAGCGGAAAAACAATGGTTATTCTTGCTAGTGCCTATATGATGATGCCTTATAAAAGCATTTTGATGGCACCCACTACAATACTGGCAAATCAACTCTATGAAGAGGCACAGAAGTTTTTAGATGTGAAGTCTGTACTTGTCACAAATAAAACGAAAAAGGTAGATCTTAGCGAGTATGACTTTATTATCGGTACGCACGCACTGCTATATAGAGAGTTGCCCGAAGCGGGAGTTGTGATGGTTGATGAGCAGCACCGTTTTGGTACTGCTCAAAGAAATATGTTAGAGAAATTGGTAAGTTATGGTGAGAAAAAACCACACTATCTACAGTTCTCGGCAACGCCAATTCCAAGAACGCAAGCAATGATAGAATCGGCTCATATCGATGTGAGTCTGATCACTTCTACCCCTTATAAAAAAGATATAGATTCAAAAGTGATCCATAAGAGTGACTTTAAAGAACTCCTTGAACATATTAAAAGTGAGATAGCGCAGAATAATCAAGTACTGCTTGTATATCCGCTAGTTGAACAGAGTGAGGTTTTAGAGTATCAAAGTATAGATGAAGCTCGATCGTATTGGGAAAAAAACTTTGAGAACGTATATGTTACTCATGGAAAAGACAAAGAGAAAGAACAGGTGTTACTAGATTTTAGAGAAGATGGCTCAATCCTAATTGCTACTACAGTCGTAGAAGTAGGTATATCTTTGCCGAGGCTAACTACTGTTGTTATTGTAGGGGCCGAGAGGCTGGGGCTTTCCACTTTACACCAGTTACGTGGTCGTGTAAGTAGAACAGGTTTAAAGGGGTATTGTTATCTTTATACAAACCAAAAAGAATCAAAGAGATTAGAGGAGTTTGTAAAAACTACCAATGGATTTGATATTGCAAATTTAGATTTACGTTATAGAAAAAGCGGAGACCTCTTAAAAGGGACAAATCAAAGCGGAAGTCAGTTTAAATACTTTGACTTCGCACTTGATGAAAAAATTGTTTCTGAAGTGAAAAACGACCTATTAATATAG
- the glyQ gene encoding glycine--tRNA ligase subunit alpha has translation MITFSEMLLKLQEFWMKEGCNIVQPYDIPAGAGTFHPATFLRSLDSTPWATAYVAPSRRPTDGRYGENPNRLGSYYQFQAIIKPSPDNIQELYLKSLEYLGLDVSKHDIRFIEDNWESPTLGAWGLGWEVWLNGMEVTQFTYFQQVGGIECKPVTAEITYGTERLAMYLQGVDTVFDIVWNIDKDGNKTYYKDVHKESEVEFSKYHFEVADTAMLFDEFNAKSTECLRTLEAGLPLPAYDLCMMASHVFNVLDARKAISQTERQNYILKIRELSRGCAELYKAQEEERNKRVNG, from the coding sequence ATGATTACATTTAGCGAAATGTTATTAAAACTACAAGAATTTTGGATGAAAGAGGGTTGTAATATTGTTCAACCTTATGATATCCCCGCAGGTGCAGGAACATTTCATCCGGCTACTTTTCTTCGATCACTAGACTCTACTCCATGGGCTACTGCATATGTAGCACCTTCACGCCGTCCGACTGACGGTAGATACGGTGAAAATCCAAATCGTCTTGGATCATACTATCAGTTTCAAGCGATTATAAAACCATCACCGGATAATATCCAAGAATTATACTTAAAATCTTTAGAGTATCTTGGTCTTGATGTTTCAAAACACGATATCCGTTTTATCGAAGATAACTGGGAATCTCCGACACTCGGTGCATGGGGACTTGGTTGGGAAGTTTGGTTAAACGGTATGGAAGTTACACAATTTACTTATTTCCAACAAGTAGGCGGGATTGAATGTAAACCGGTAACTGCCGAAATCACATACGGAACTGAACGTCTTGCAATGTATCTTCAAGGTGTAGATACTGTTTTTGACATCGTATGGAATATCGATAAAGACGGTAATAAAACATATTACAAAGATGTACATAAAGAGAGTGAAGTAGAATTCTCTAAATACCACTTCGAAGTAGCAGATACTGCAATGCTTTTTGATGAATTTAATGCAAAAAGTACTGAATGTCTTAGAACACTTGAAGCAGGACTACCGTTACCTGCGTACGATCTATGTATGATGGCTTCACATGTATTTAACGTTCTTGATGCAAGAAAAGCGATCTCACAAACTGAACGTCAAAATTACATCTTAAAGATTCGTGAACTTTCTCGCGGATGTGCTGAGCTTTACAAAGCACAAGAGGAAGAAAGAAACAAAAGAGTAAACGGTTAA
- a CDS encoding damage-control phosphatase ARMT1 family protein, which translates to MKIDEACVGCIVNQSFKVANSINADKTLSNKLTSTVEKMSENFSFEQTPPEIAADVYEKMAQIANKFDLYDEVKEHSTQKAISFIPLLKERLFQSENKLLTATKIAVAGNVIDLAAEVEFDLHEELENIFHIDFAHDDFESFAKEVHKAKNILVIGDNVGEHIFDHLFIQTLQELYPKKELSYMVRGNPIINDVTMKEAKEAGFDTLCNLVDSGVNTPGFMYERASQEAKKLFDNVDLVISKGMGNYECMSPAKRENICFLLKVKCNVVASSLGKEVGDIICKLT; encoded by the coding sequence ATGAAAATAGATGAGGCTTGTGTCGGTTGCATAGTTAACCAAAGTTTTAAAGTAGCTAATTCGATCAACGCTGATAAAACACTCTCAAACAAACTTACTTCAACTGTTGAAAAGATGAGTGAAAACTTCTCTTTTGAACAAACTCCCCCTGAAATTGCAGCCGATGTGTATGAAAAAATGGCTCAGATTGCAAATAAATTTGACCTTTATGATGAGGTAAAAGAACACTCCACACAAAAGGCAATCTCTTTTATACCCTTACTTAAAGAGAGACTTTTCCAAAGTGAGAACAAGCTTTTAACAGCAACTAAAATAGCTGTAGCCGGTAATGTGATAGACCTTGCTGCTGAGGTTGAATTTGATCTGCACGAGGAACTGGAAAATATTTTTCATATAGATTTTGCCCATGATGATTTTGAATCGTTTGCAAAAGAGGTGCATAAAGCAAAAAACATACTTGTGATAGGTGATAATGTGGGGGAACACATTTTTGATCATCTTTTTATCCAAACACTTCAGGAACTTTACCCCAAAAAAGAGCTTTCATACATGGTACGTGGTAATCCTATCATTAACGACGTAACAATGAAAGAAGCTAAAGAGGCAGGATTCGATACACTATGTAACTTAGTAGACAGTGGTGTAAATACACCTGGATTTATGTACGAAAGAGCAAGCCAAGAAGCAAAAAAACTTTTTGATAATGTCGATCTTGTAATTAGCAAAGGGATGGGTAATTACGAGTGTATGAGCCCGGCAAAAAGAGAAAATATTTGCTTCCTACTTAAAGTAAAATGCAATGTAGTAGCATCCTCTTTAGGTAAAGAAGTAGGGGATATTATCTGTAAGTTAACATAA
- a CDS encoding DUF3972 domain-containing protein, with translation MQWMRDEEYSKLTGLELSAIEDLIERGKLSVKVEDGVRYIDPSKGATEVVVPAKLQELSQRNIHEMIVQPEFVEKTIGTIINLHEKVLDAKDETIESIKTENEFLREALASLQELYDEDRKTIHTLQEQLKLSQQEVEFMRRKYKLMWNKAIDEHTS, from the coding sequence ATGCAGTGGATGCGTGATGAAGAATATAGCAAACTAACAGGACTTGAGCTTAGTGCGATCGAGGATCTGATCGAGCGCGGAAAGTTAAGTGTTAAAGTTGAAGATGGTGTACGCTATATAGATCCTTCAAAGGGTGCCACTGAAGTTGTCGTTCCTGCAAAATTACAAGAGCTATCACAAAGAAATATCCACGAAATGATAGTTCAACCGGAATTTGTTGAAAAAACTATAGGGACAATTATAAATCTTCATGAGAAAGTTCTTGATGCAAAAGATGAGACGATAGAGTCAATCAAAACAGAGAATGAATTTTTAAGAGAAGCATTAGCTTCCTTACAAGAACTTTATGATGAAGATAGAAAAACAATCCATACACTTCAAGAACAACTCAAACTCTCTCAGCAAGAGGTTGAGTTTATGAGAAGAAAATACAAACTGATGTGGAATAAAGCGATAGATGAGCACACTTCATAA
- the purE gene encoding 5-(carboxyamino)imidazole ribonucleotide mutase: MKFVSIVIGSKSDYEVMKSCSDTLEAFGVNYEMIISSAHRSPERTKEYIVEAEKKGAQVFIAAAGMAAHLAGVLSSKTVKPIIGVPMSGSALSGIDALLSTVQMPAGMPVATVAIGKAGAINSAYLAMQILALENEELAIKLQEDRIAKAKKVEMDSQEIETIIS, encoded by the coding sequence ATGAAGTTTGTTTCTATAGTTATAGGTTCAAAAAGTGATTATGAGGTAATGAAGTCGTGTTCTGACACATTAGAGGCTTTTGGTGTAAACTATGAGATGATTATTTCATCTGCTCACAGATCTCCTGAGAGAACTAAAGAGTATATAGTTGAAGCTGAGAAAAAAGGTGCACAAGTTTTTATTGCTGCAGCGGGTATGGCAGCGCATTTAGCGGGTGTTTTATCTTCTAAAACAGTAAAACCAATCATTGGTGTACCTATGTCTGGATCTGCTTTAAGTGGAATTGATGCACTTCTTTCTACTGTTCAAATGCCAGCTGGAATGCCAGTTGCTACAGTAGCTATAGGTAAAGCCGGAGCTATTAACTCTGCATATTTAGCGATGCAAATTTTAGCGCTGGAGAATGAAGAGCTAGCTATCAAGTTACAAGAAGATAGAATTGCAAAAGCAAAAAAAGTTGAGATGGACTCGCAAGAGATAGAAACTATCATTAGCTAA
- a CDS encoding sensor domain-containing phosphodiesterase, producing MEEKEQIIQLYSALSLCNDTINNVKDISELFAQICKDILTINHISMAWIGLVDENSSQLKPVSYCGIGTQYIKDISIKIKDDLLGNGPSGIAYKQAKPYWCQDFLNDPHTTPWHDRARQFHWRSSAALPIGTGTKIIGTLNLYSDTLNAFDLKTQELLLKMTSNITHALNAFESETARTQAESALKESYNLLSSIINSLPTRVFWKDKDLTYLGCNTAFAKDAGTNSPDEMIGKTDQQMPWKDQADLYNADDLTVITSKKPKLFFEEPQTTPNGKTIWLRTSKLPLLDAKGEVIGIIGLYDDITEQKQSEKRILYMANYDSLTGLPNRAKLESKIEYNIALSKKNQWNFSLIFLDIDNFKDINDTLGHNIGDQLLIEFSKRVRDVLRDEDTIARLGGDEFIILLPMTDAAQAQKIAEKLLFTVYQPFTIQQNELTVTVSMGISVYPDDGMDKDTLYKNADTAMYRTKYNGKNNYSFFTQEMQMQTKRNLLLTNALHNAIAHDELHVVYQPQISLTTHKLVGLEALLRWEHPEYGNISPAEFIPLAESSGLILSIGDWVMKTAVGQLKNWLNRGLQDISISVNLSAVQFNQANLQHNIIQLLDEIDLPASYLEIELTESAIMSNPESAINIINQLHHVGIKIAIDDFGTGYSSLSYLKKFKAYKLKIDQSFVRDITIDPEDKAIVNAIINMANSLGLQTIAEGVETLEQLKYLEENGCDEVQGYYYSKPLTVNEFEKRYLESNESKK from the coding sequence ATGGAAGAAAAAGAGCAGATTATTCAACTCTACAGTGCATTATCACTGTGTAATGACACTATTAATAATGTAAAAGACATATCTGAATTATTTGCCCAAATTTGTAAAGATATTCTTACTATCAATCATATAAGCATGGCATGGATCGGATTGGTTGATGAAAACTCGAGTCAACTTAAACCTGTTTCATACTGTGGAATAGGTACTCAGTATATTAAAGATATCTCTATCAAAATAAAAGATGACCTTTTAGGAAACGGACCAAGCGGAATTGCATATAAGCAAGCAAAGCCTTATTGGTGTCAAGATTTTTTAAACGACCCCCATACAACTCCTTGGCATGATAGAGCACGTCAATTTCATTGGAGGTCATCTGCTGCACTCCCTATCGGTACCGGTACTAAGATTATAGGGACACTTAACCTTTATTCCGATACTCTCAATGCTTTTGATCTAAAAACACAAGAGCTACTTCTAAAGATGACATCTAATATTACCCATGCTCTTAATGCTTTTGAGAGTGAAACTGCTAGGACTCAAGCAGAAAGTGCACTCAAAGAGTCTTATAATCTTCTCTCTTCCATTATCAACTCACTACCGACAAGAGTTTTTTGGAAAGATAAAGACTTAACTTATCTTGGATGTAATACTGCTTTTGCAAAAGATGCAGGTACAAATTCTCCTGATGAGATGATTGGAAAAACCGATCAACAAATGCCATGGAAAGATCAAGCCGATCTCTATAATGCCGATGACCTCACAGTTATCACTTCAAAAAAGCCAAAACTTTTTTTTGAGGAACCCCAAACTACTCCAAACGGAAAGACCATCTGGTTACGAACCTCTAAACTTCCCCTACTCGATGCCAAGGGTGAAGTGATAGGAATTATTGGCCTTTATGATGATATAACGGAACAAAAGCAGTCTGAAAAGCGTATCTTATATATGGCAAACTATGATAGTTTAACAGGGCTTCCAAATAGAGCAAAACTTGAATCTAAGATAGAGTACAACATTGCATTATCTAAAAAAAATCAATGGAATTTCTCTTTAATATTTTTAGATATTGATAACTTCAAAGATATCAACGATACTCTTGGGCATAACATAGGTGATCAACTCCTTATTGAATTTTCTAAAAGAGTGCGTGACGTCTTAAGAGATGAAGATACGATAGCAAGACTCGGAGGGGATGAGTTTATAATTCTCCTACCGATGACAGATGCTGCACAAGCACAAAAAATTGCAGAAAAGCTACTCTTTACAGTTTACCAGCCTTTCACTATTCAACAGAATGAACTAACTGTTACAGTTTCTATGGGAATCTCTGTATATCCGGATGACGGTATGGATAAAGACACCCTTTATAAAAATGCAGACACTGCTATGTATCGTACAAAATATAATGGGAAAAACAACTACTCATTCTTTACACAAGAGATGCAGATGCAAACAAAAAGAAATCTGCTCTTAACAAACGCATTACATAATGCAATTGCACACGATGAACTCCATGTCGTTTATCAGCCACAGATCTCATTAACTACACACAAACTTGTTGGATTAGAAGCACTGCTAAGATGGGAACATCCCGAATACGGAAATATATCTCCTGCTGAATTTATCCCCTTAGCAGAGAGTAGCGGTCTTATCTTATCGATAGGTGACTGGGTGATGAAAACTGCTGTAGGACAGTTAAAAAACTGGTTAAATAGAGGACTTCAAGATATTAGTATATCGGTAAATTTATCAGCTGTGCAATTTAATCAAGCAAATTTACAACATAATATTATTCAACTTTTAGATGAGATTGACCTTCCTGCAAGCTATTTAGAGATAGAGCTCACAGAGAGTGCTATTATGAGTAATCCTGAGAGTGCCATCAATATTATAAATCAACTGCATCACGTAGGTATAAAAATTGCGATTGATGATTTTGGAACTGGATACTCAAGCCTTAGTTATCTCAAAAAGTTCAAAGCATATAAACTCAAAATTGACCAATCTTTTGTTCGAGACATTACAATCGATCCAGAAGATAAAGCGATAGTAAATGCGATTATCAACATGGCAAACAGCCTTGGGTTGCAAACAATTGCAGAGGGTGTTGAAACACTTGAACAGCTAAAATACTTAGAAGAAAACGGTTGTGATGAAGTACAGGGATATTACTACTCTAAACCTCTTACGGTTAATGAGTTTGAAAAAAGATACCTTGAGAGTAATGAGAGTAAAAAGTAG